Below is a window of Oryza brachyantha chromosome 10, ObraRS2, whole genome shotgun sequence DNA.
TATGACAGTGCCCCCGATGCAGCAGATGTCTCGCATCGATCAGCCGGTTCCGCCTTACGTTGGGTATGCACCACAGGCACAGCCAGCATACTACAGGTAGTCCAATGGAGGCTATCCAAGAGCTCCATATACAGATCAACCTCAAAGGCTCTCTTTAGCAAGTGAAGGATATCCGTCAAGTAGATATATACTATTGTGAGAATGTGAAGAGTTTCTAGTTTCTTTAGGTGATTTAGATGTTTGAATTAGTGATGAAGTTGTGATATTTCTGCGGGAACGGTGAGGTTCACCCCTTTGTTCTCCAAACATTCTTGTCTGAATAAAATGGGGGTATTTCGGATGGTTTTGTATTGTGAGATTTGATGATCTGCCATTTACTATTAGATTGGGGATTTGATGATTTTTCATCCTAACCTACGTGTCATTGACTAAAAGAGGGCCCCACATGGCCACATGTCATTTTCACATGATTGTTGGCGAAAATCTAAAGAACGACCAATTACCAAATttcatctcatcttttcgttctTACTTACGCtaccaaattttaactttaaatttagagttgatctAGGGgttttgctttattttttagcattgacttttagatcgctaagaatacatatatatatatatatattattcgtaaattattttttttacaaatataccatatagctttttccataaaaaaaacaaacaaccgCCCCCCTTGCCTTTTGTCTTGTTCAAGAAAATCAATTAACTTTATTATCTACGTACTATCTTTTTTAGTCTAAAATATTGCAAAGATAAAGATGTCGCTCCCTTGATGACCTGTAGTTTTCAGCAAATGCTGAGGTCTTTGGTATGTAATGTAATCCAACATACCAGGTCGTCCAATGTTGTTGAAGTTGAAACGATCTGAGCCGTCCATCTGTAGAGATTGCGGTCCACTGGATGCTATCAGCAAATTGAATTACACTATTGTTTTCCTGAAATGAGGTCGAGATAACACCAGCGGACCATTTATCAACACTGAATATTTTAACAAACTCAAAATATGTTCACAcctttttcaaactaaataaaataagcttGTGACCTTATCAGCTGGCATGTTCATTATATTATACTCCTCAATTATATCACATTCTCCACAATCTTCTCAAAAGGAGGAAGAACACAAATCGGGATCACAAGACAAATTCCGGCACCCAATCTGCCGTAccggcaaaagaaaaatggataGAAAAACAAAGTACAGCTCGGTTTCTTGCCGGCACGTATGTGATAAACCCTCGTACGAATCTCCACAGACTCGAGGGTGTGCAGGCACGTCGTCCGGCGAAGTTGTGCGCGGTGTTGTTCTCCAAACTAATCATCACTCTGATTTGATTGATGGTTGGTTGGTTAGTTGGTTGATTGATCCAGTGCTTGCTCGATCACTATAAATTCCAGTGGCCGGCATGCGTTGTTCATCAGAGCTCATCAGCGGATCAGCCTAGCTAGTGCAGTGCAGAACAGCTCGAGGAGATTGATTCGATCAAGAACGGTGCAATGGCGGcttcgtcgacggcgacggccatcCTGGCGGCTCTTGTTGTCTGTCTCACCGGCGCTGTGACCACCGTGGACGCCGGGTTCGCGGCGATGCAGTGGACGCCTGCCCACGCGACGTTCTACGGCGACGAGACGGCGTCGGAGACGATGGGTAGGTTCACCGGCGAGGCGGCAACCGCAGCTGGTGGTAACGACGCTCGTGGATCTCGGTTGCTTACGAGGTGTGTGTGCGCGGATGTGCAGGCGGCGCGTGCGGGTACGGCAACCTGTACGCGAGCGGGTACGGGACGGACACGGCGGCGCTGAGCACGACGCTGTTCCGGGACGGGTACGGGTGCGGGACGTGCTACCAGATGCGGTgcgcggggacggcggcgtgctACAGGGGTTCGCCGGTGATCACCGTGACGGCGACCAACCTGTGCCCGCCCAACTGGGCGCTCGACTCCAACGCAGGCGGGTGGTGCAACCCGCCGCGGGCCCACTTCGACCTCTCCAAGCCGGCCTTCATGAAGATGGCCGACTGGCACGCCGGCATCGTGCCCGTCATGTACCGGAGGGTGCCCTGCGTCAGGAGCGGCGGCCTGCGGTTCGCGCTGCAGGGGAACGCGTACTGGCTGCTGGCGTACGTCATgaacgtcgccggcgccggggacgTCGGGGACATGTGGgtgaagggcggcggcgccggcgggtggGTGCGGATGAGCCACAACTGGGGCGCCTCGTACCAGGCGTTCGCGCAGCTCGGCGGCCAGGCGCTCAGCTTCAAGGTCACCTCCTACACCACCGGCCAgaccgtcctcgccgccggcgtcacgCCGCCGAGCTGGTGCCTCGGGCTCACGTACCAGGCCAACGTCAACTTCTCCTAGGTCAGGTGGATGGTGCAGCCGCCAGCAGCAAGTAGCAAGAGCTCTCCAACACCACTGAGAATGCTTTGCTCTGCTGCTCTCTTCTACTGCTCGTCTTCTTCCTGTCGCTGTATCGTTTGCTAGGACATCATGCTCGTTGCCCCCATCCACAAGTTCATGTGGAACAGCGGGTTTGACGACAGCATTGATGATGTAGCATTACAAACTACATTGTGATgcaaacaaggcaaaaaaaatttgttgcCGAGTTTATTGTTCTGGACACATCAAAGGCCACCTAATCACAAAGATGTAGCAAGGCTAGCCATATAGAGCAAAAAATGGCATGTGCCAACTTCCAGTATCATAGGTATAATCAAGAAAAACTTCACTATATTTCTTGCAAAAACATGGTAGGCACAAATAATGGCAAGATTGGATACACTATCACAGCTTCTAGCATCCGGTATAATCAAGAAAAACTTCAGTAATCGGCAGGCACATATATTGGCAGGATTTGATACAAAAATGGCATTATCAATAGAAACGTGAAGCAAAGAATCGCAGCCAAATTGAATAGTAAATTTCCCCAGTAACACGCACAAAGTAATTTCTCTTCAAGATATAACTGGCACGGCCACGTATTTGGTACAATTCTTATCCAAACATCCATCACTCAAGCGGTTTCAACAGTTGATAAAGCTATTTCTGTTCAGCCAATGCCAGATCACATAGCACAAAAGGACCACAATGACATTGGACAGTTCTTTAAACATTCCATTTTAGGCTATTTCCCATAAAATCACATATTTTGACTTTGCAATCTACTATGCGGATGTGCAGGATGACAAGCTAGTAACTTAGTAGGCCAACGCCCTCAAAGCAAAGCAGGGTACTGCTTGGCCTGCATACGAACACGCCTCTTATATTCAGGTTTGTCCTGCAAAATAGACAAAATAATGACAATGAATGACATATAATGCAAGAATATGGAATGGCAGAATCTCATCAGTTTTTTCTTCCCAACCTGAATAAAAATGTGATAACCGTCAGTCTGCGCAGGATCGGCAGGATTTGGCTGATCAAGTAAGTCCTGTATACCAACAAGGATCTGCTTTACAGTGATAGCAGGTCTCCAGCCCTGAGAAGATGCAACTACAACTGTAAATTCGGCAGACTGGAAAGTCCTCATAAACCAAAGAAACAGCTTGGCAGGCTTACGTTGTCCTCATTAAGAATTGAGAGGCACACTGTTCCTGAAGGATAGACATTTGGGTGGAAAAAGCCCTGTGGAAACTTGCACTTGGGAGGTTTGCTAGGATAGTCCTCACTGAAGTGGAGGGTAACAGGGTAGTACCCACCTTCCCAATCAGTCTGCACAAATGTTGTATAATTATCCACTAGTTCAAACCCACACCTTAAGGATACTGAACACAAATAGCATCACTGATTATGAACTCTGGGTGGAAGGAAACAGGGGAAGAAACTTAAAGGCAACCCCTGATTACCCTTCCATGGGCTAATGTGTAAAATAGTACACTGTATCATACATAtgtcaatatatttttgaaatgaaaaatagcATTTGTAATAGCTTAATAGCCTGGTTTGTCGAGATAATTATTGTTACACAACTATGGAAAGTTGAGCGGTAGCACGCTCAACAAACTAATGCAAAAGATtattataaatgataaatccCCCATATGCAAGACAGAGCTAATTATGAAGACAGTGGTGATGGTGACATTTAATAATCCATATTTAAGCAACTAAATCTTACAACATTCAGATCCTTAACCTCTTGATTAGTAACTGTGCCCCGTGGCTCTGTTCAATTGCATTTGGGTTCATGAAAAAACTATATCCATGTGCATTATGCACACTCCACTGCTCATATAGGAGCTGAACTACTACTCCTACATGATAAAGCTAAAGCAAAGCATGTGAGAAACCATGCAAACCTCTACTAAACCTAGAATGGTGGAAGACAACTCATGCTCAAAACCATGTATTCTAACTCTCAAACTATAGAGAGCATCCCAGCTGTCCAGAGTAAAAGGTACTAACACGTCAATTGATAACACAAAGAAAATACCAACTTGTTAATTGATAacactaaaaaatcttactgAATTTCTGAAGCCTACTGCAAACCAACTCAATCCATCAGTAAAATTGTCAGCAGACCCTCTGACCAAGTTAGGAAATCGTAGTATCCTCCCACAGTTCATAGGAATTCTTGCTCACAACTTCAAATACCAATTCAATCTACTAATTCACCAAcaaagctaaagaaaaatctactaattcaccaacaaaacagtGCCGAAAACCTAAAATTCCCCCACAAAGCTGCCACACAGCCAGACAGGAAGCATCGCATCCAATTGCGTGTGCGTATCACTATTCCTACCAGATCGGGCAGGAAGAGGGGTCCTCAAGCTAGCCAGTTACTTACCCCCTGCTTGCCCGGGATGGCGCAGTGCCAAACCATGAGGTTCGCCGACCCGTCGGCCGTCGTCTCCGGCTTCGCGACGAACCCCTGACGAGCAGAGCAAAAGAGACCAGGTCAGAACTCCCAGAGCCCGAACCAGCGGCGAGAAGAGAAGACGAGGAGGGGTCCAGTCCAGGACCACCCTACGTGGGGGTGGTTCTTCCGCCAGGCCTTGCGCTCCTCCGCGAGGCGGCCCCGAGCGATCCCGGCcgacatggcggcggcggcggcggcggctggctggCTCCTCTCGCGCGCCCGCCGCTTCTTCTGGTGGTTGGGTTTGGGCTTCGGAGTCTctctggaggaggaagaagaagcttCTCTCGTCAGTCTCCTCTATTATTTCGACGAAATTTtcgtttagaaaaaaaaagggaaagttGGCGTGGGAATTCCGGTGGaaggtgggccccacgtgtctTGATGGGATGAGGAATTTTTTTACTCGCTCCGGCTATGCTGTTGTCCTGCGTTTGTGCGGTAGTCTTATTTCAACTTTTttagaaactgaaaaaaaatagtcatatttatgatttatcatctacaaaaataaaaatattaatcgcaaaagaaatttaaataaaatgaagagttaaacattatagCTAAAAAGTGAagaattggtttattttgggacggagggaggatgtattatcttttaattattcgttttattatataattattgatataattaattattaaatatattttaaccataatttaatttaatttttcttgtttgcatAAGATATTTGAGTAAGATGGAtatgtgtgaaaaaaaatcaaaggaacatttagattaaaatattttaaagggGGATATTTTGGAGGATGCGAGGCGGGTATCTTTTCAGGCTGAGATTGCGTTTCGTTGTGTGGGGCCACAGCAAAGCAGCCGAGGCCGGTGGattccatttcttttttctcaacGTTTTTTTTCCCCGATCAGATTCGCGTGCCAAATTACCCTCCACTTTTTTCAATGTCATGTGCCGTCTTTCCTTGTGTTGCAATCTCAGCCCGCATATGTTCTGTTCAAAGTGGGATTTGGAGCCTcactagaaataaaaattagaattaaattatgaaaaagaGTAATTTGTAAGTCAAATTTGGCTGCTCAGTTGCGTGCGTATCACGCCACCGGGTCTTATTTTTGTAGAGTTTCTTGTTGACTGCTGgtataatttatgaacaaaagtATTGATATTGGTATATAGAGATGCTCTTTTCTCTTAAGATTTtagattcttttttgtttatctaATTTTGTAGTAGTTATTTAAGGGTTTACGTAAATGAATTAACTACAGAAATgttagaatatttttaaaagtttactaCAGAACTTTTGCATGctctataaaattattttttacgcTAAACACACCATGTAGAAAGTTTGCAgatgaaaaatccaaatccaaaTCCAAAAGAAATGAACGGGCCTAGAGCATCTAGAATCTTCTGTctgaaagcaaaagaaaatgtttttccTTCCATTATTCGCCGTGGCATTAAAGACATCTCTGCTTTATTTATCACCATTCTTCTGCATTTCCCTCTGCTAGCTGCAGATGCCCATTATCATAAACTCTCGTAAATTCCTCTGAATCAAAGTTTGGTTTCACCTGAAACTATACTAACTATGGTAGTTCACATTCATaatttaaatgattttattattgCATCGCATTATATGACTGCTTCTAGATATTGCTATGCATGCATTGATGCATACTGTGAGTGGGTATTATTTCTTTTGGGGAAATTTCTGcttaaccatatatatttgacgGAGCAGGGGGTCACAATATTTGACGAACTGTTTAAAGTTGAGGATTTTATGGCTATAATTTCAGTGATCAAACTTACTTCCATCTGACTGACTGACATAACCCACTAATGCTAACTGGGCCGTGTATTTGCCGAGGTCTTCTGCTACGTGGGCCCCTGATACGTCGCACAAATTCTAAGCGGGCCATTAACGGCCCGTTTGTTCCAAGATGGCGGGGATTAAGTTATGGGGCCTTTCATGGGCCGCAGTGAGGCAAATTGGGCCTAATTGTGGGCCATAATGCAATAACATGACTATAATAGGCCGCCTTGATGTGATGGGCCACTTTGAGTACTAAGTTGCCACTCAAAGTAGCCTTGACGCTAAAATGGACCAGCGTGTCGTTCCATTTTTTGACCGCCCTGACGCTTGCTAATAATGGCAGCTTGGTAAATCGCTCTCACAAGAAAACACCGTGGTAAAAGTATCACTTGACTAAACTCGAAAACATTGACCAGGATCTGAGTAGCAAATAGCAAACAAAAATTTCTGTTAACTTAATATTTTCGTTTGTTCAGCAGCAAGCAActttagttattattattattttgttcagTGGCAAGTGATATTCGACATGTAACAGCCAACAAGCATGGTAAACAGCAGGGTCAGCAATATACGGCACACGCATACACAAAGTACAACTAATACGTCAACTCTTCATGGAGGAAAGACAGTTTTTTCTGTTCTGTCAGTACTCCTGGATCACTTAAATCCATGTAAGTGAACTAGACCAGAAAACAGTAAACgaaaaagaacaaagaagTTTTCAGGATACCAAGCATATATATTCGTGAAAAGAGTTTTACTCTCGTCCTTACTtttgtatctcgaggtaccggtacctcatggtatcaaattatttttgatcgttggatccaacTGTGTAtatagctagatccaatgatgagaaacgatttggtatctcaaagTATCGATACCGTGAGGTACAAAAGAAGGGATGAAAGTAAAACTCTCATAAAAAACAAGCTGATGTGTACCACAAATTCCTACAAATTAAGTCTTTTGCTGATCAAGACCTCGATCATCTCTATAGAGCGAGTGATAACTGATAAGAACAATCTCAACTTAATTCAAAGAGCAATGAGTCGCTTCCATGCAGCACGTACTAAACCGCTGCGAAACCCAAGGAGATTTACCTCCAAAACAGCAAGTTCTGCAATGAGTCATGGGACATTTCCTTCCCGAAACCACGTGCTGCCTGCCCTCTCAACGTCCCTTTTGACGAACCAAACAGGTCACTGAGTCCATTGTCCCGTCTATTCGTATAcgtttatgtatatataagttaaaaaattttggtttaacaaaaaagtaactcgagatactggtacctcacggtaccaaattatttctgatcgttggatctaacagtgcacatcctactcagctagattcaatggtgagaaatgatttgatatctttaggtattttttgttggaccgaagtaaatctctaaaaaaaacatataagttaaaaatagaattttaatatttaattttgaagttaattttgagattttttcatggtaatttattttctaggaaATGTTTTTAGATCCCTAAGAGCATGTTCAATAGTAGAGCCCATTGTGAGCTCTACctcaagccacgtcagcaataagagtctattttaaaatgatacgtACAAATGTAGAGTCAGGTGTGGTCTCTTTATTcctgtaataaaatattttttattaagctagtttcctttttatacattcatgcagaaagtttcctttaataaatattaagaaTCGATTCTAAGCCGTtaccatgcatgacaacagcttttctctcttcttcccacTCTTTTCTCCatatcaccaaatttgcttatgtGACGAttgagagtcagctaataggcACCCTTGTACGTGCcctaagaacacatgtatataagtttttaccaataatatttttatttgttaatgatTTGTTTCGCTTGTGTTTAATTTCCACGAAAAGATGCCTCGTCCCTTCCGCTTTAAGACTGCATGGGTACAAATGCCAGGAATCATGAGCACTGTCCAGCAAGCTTGGACAATTCTGAATTGACAATTAATCCAAGCCGTTCCACATCCTTGCACACAATCTCGCGACAACCGGGAAGAAATCCAAAACATGGAGCTCTTTTGGACACAAAATTGCAGCTTCATATGGGTCAGGAAGAGAAGCCGGCCCCCGCGCATCACCTACctgagaagaggaagaagggaCGCCAACACCAGATTCTTTCACCTCAAAGATCAAACTCGAGAAGGTGTAAGAGAATATAACATaagtttttgagaaattttatcatccttaagaaggtaccaGGAGATACCATTATTtcctatgtaaaatttagtaccttctagtatTTAAAATATCAAGAAATACAACATAAGTTtttaagcaattttatcattcttaagaAGTTACCAgaagataccactgttttctatgtaaaatttagtaccttctagtatTTAAGATATCAagaaatactaaattttagatataaaaCAATGTTACCTCCTGATACCTCCTCGAGAAtaggaaaaatgctctaaGTTTTTTCCCAAAGAAATCGTTTTTTTATCGTGGAACAAATAAAGTATGGCACTAATTAGCTGGATAGTCTATGGCCACGTTCGATGCcctgtaagttaacttatatcctctcgtttttcgcgtacacgcttcccgaactgctaaacgatgtattttttacaaaaaatttctatagaaaagttgttttaaaaaatcatattaatatattctatatttttaaaaaattaataattaattaatcatgtactaatctattactatattttccgtgccaagaataagttaactaagaaCCCTCTATACCGAATGCGgcctatatataatattgggGCATTAGTGAGATTGGTCATGATGTGTTCTTTTGATAGGGTGTTTTGGATCCGGGATATAATAATAAGCTAAAACACAAGCTTGTCCTAGCTCGATTCGCAAGCTAGTTTGTTAAGCTCATTATCAAACTCTATATCATTTACATCATCAtccttcaaaatttcaaatttaccATTATATCGTATtttaacataataataaatatatttataaagaacTCTCTAAATGCAAATAGTTTATGTGCAATGAAACGAGTGGACACTACTTAAGAAGCACTATGTATGTGAACATATGGTTATATTTTGTGATAGCGAGCTTAACGGACTACCTCTTAAGCTCACGAGATAACCTGTTATAAAATGAATGTTTTGACAAAGTAATTAAGATAGTTTATGTacaatgaattattttttataacatatttCAACCCTCCCAACGACATCGTTTACCCAAAACCAAACAGATCGACGTGAATGTACGTTCTGAAGCCAACCCCCACGTTCTCCTCTCACCAAGTCAGCATATGCATCCTTCCTCCTTTGGAGGACGAGAGAATTGAATGTACACTGTGACACGACGCTACGACAGTAACAACCTAAGACGAAGAAACAAGAGTGGGCCGGCCTGCACGTCCATGTCAGGCTGAAGTGAAACCACCCACTACACTACACGATGATCACAAGATGATCGGTCTCCTGTGCAAGCTTTTCGCAATCCCTTTGCAAACTTTCTTTTCGCAAGTTGCATTGCAATGCGCTGCGGCTGGATCATGCATCATGGCTTCTTTGGATGGTCATGTCATTTCCTATCGATCATCGATCAGTACGTTGTTCGCGACAAAAGAAACTATACGATACGTCCTCCTACTGCTGCTACAGTGATATACTGCGAGTGCAACTACTGCATGCAACCTGCGGACAGATAGCGCGTCGTGACACCGGCCGCGAACGAACTTGGTAAAGCCATTAGCTTTGCATCAATGCCATATGTCTAGATATATATCTCCCATCCCTGGTACTGCTCCCACCCAAAAGCTAGACAGGTATTCCTGTCTAAGCCATTGCCACTGCAGTGGCCATGCATAGCTATCTAAGCTGTGTAGGTTAGCCTAACCCTAACCCCCACCTAACTCCTAACTAGGTCTGTGCTTGTTTATCTGTTtgcttaatttgattaataacCGATCCCTTCCAAAATATATGCTATTTTGATTATGTATCTGAACGTAGAAGTAGTATTTGCTCCGATTACCCTTTTTGGGAAACCATATAATTAATGGTAGAACACACAACCACTAGTTGGTCAGTTGCTTTGTCACTCAGAAAACAATAAGAGGCGAGTTGAATTACTCActcattttcatattattagatttattttagttaTGACTAGATTTCACCTATTGATTATGtatattagttatatatatgtctagattcaataacatttatataaa
It encodes the following:
- the LOC102703251 gene encoding putative expansin-A30; the protein is MAASSTATAILAALVVCLTGAVTTVDAGFAAMQWTPAHATFYGDETASETMGGACGYGNLYASGYGTDTAALSTTLFRDGYGCGTCYQMRCAGTAACYRGSPVITVTATNLCPPNWALDSNAGGWCNPPRAHFDLSKPAFMKMADWHAGIVPVMYRRVPCVRSGGLRFALQGNAYWLLAYVMNVAGAGDVGDMWVKGGGAGGWVRMSHNWGASYQAFAQLGGQALSFKVTSYTTGQTVLAAGVTPPSWCLGLTYQANVNFS
- the LOC102715975 gene encoding SUMO-conjugating enzyme SCE1-like, which produces MSAGIARGRLAEERKAWRKNHPHGFVAKPETTADGSANLMVWHCAIPGKQGTDWEGGYYPVTLHFSEDYPSKPPKCKFPQGFFHPNVYPSGTVCLSILNEDNGWRPAITVKQILVGIQDLLDQPNPADPAQTDGYHIFIQDKPEYKRRVRMQAKQYPALL